Proteins from a single region of Corynebacterium pseudogenitalium:
- a CDS encoding PH domain-containing protein: MTAASEYRRVHRLTPLLRVWATLLALLTIAVFNFTMPLVNWLQDEGIGIMDVGVAVGVFVVGLLVVFIISQLWWAKIGFRVGEEDIELTRGVLTTKVRTARYDRIQAVDVIEPFAPRLFGLAAVRVEAAGGNNSAIEIAYLPRAEADELRAEILQAIAARPGAAASALTPTEQDADPANTLVPPIPIGRSLLAAAFQLSTIITVVSSAVPLFTDLSITAAVPILVGFVPQIWRTIDHSWRFNSVLDDATSGSNGAVINMTYGLANRRHQAVPLHRIHAVQLRQPLLWRMFGWWTVSVTVAGYGSERNKATGTSKLLPVGTLEQAMQVIDAIAPLSGEAMRDMSRAQLRSPRSARWVSPVDWRRQTVTLYPEVTVVTFGRLSQRYQMVENAHIQELSFKQGPLQRRLGLAHVRFDLVPGAVKMVARDMRAGEGRWLVDTLRTRTLPGMDDAVALVEEA, translated from the coding sequence ATGACGGCGGCCTCTGAGTACCGGCGGGTCCACCGACTGACCCCGTTGCTGCGCGTGTGGGCGACGCTGCTTGCGCTGCTCACGATCGCTGTCTTCAACTTCACGATGCCCCTAGTCAACTGGCTGCAGGACGAAGGCATCGGCATCATGGATGTGGGCGTGGCCGTTGGCGTGTTCGTCGTTGGCCTGCTCGTAGTGTTCATTATTTCGCAGCTGTGGTGGGCCAAGATCGGATTCCGCGTTGGCGAAGAAGACATCGAGCTGACGCGAGGGGTGCTCACCACTAAGGTGCGCACCGCTCGCTACGACCGGATCCAGGCAGTCGACGTCATCGAACCGTTCGCGCCGCGCCTGTTCGGGCTTGCGGCGGTGCGCGTCGAGGCGGCCGGAGGCAACAATTCGGCCATCGAGATCGCCTACCTGCCCCGCGCGGAAGCGGACGAACTACGCGCCGAGATCCTGCAGGCCATTGCTGCCCGCCCCGGCGCAGCTGCGTCCGCGTTGACGCCCACCGAGCAAGACGCCGACCCGGCTAATACGCTGGTGCCACCAATCCCGATTGGTCGTTCGCTGCTTGCTGCGGCGTTCCAACTCTCAACCATCATTACTGTTGTCTCGAGCGCCGTCCCGCTCTTCACCGATCTCTCGATCACCGCGGCAGTACCGATCCTCGTCGGGTTCGTGCCACAGATCTGGCGCACCATCGACCACTCGTGGCGCTTCAATTCAGTGCTTGACGACGCCACCTCCGGCAGCAACGGGGCCGTCATCAACATGACGTACGGGCTTGCGAACCGCAGGCACCAAGCGGTCCCGCTGCACCGCATCCACGCGGTACAGCTTCGCCAGCCACTGCTGTGGCGCATGTTTGGGTGGTGGACCGTCTCGGTGACTGTGGCCGGGTACGGGTCCGAGCGCAACAAGGCAACTGGCACATCCAAGCTGCTGCCGGTCGGGACCTTGGAGCAGGCCATGCAGGTCATCGACGCGATTGCGCCGCTGTCCGGTGAGGCGATGCGAGACATGTCGCGTGCACAGCTGCGCTCCCCGCGCTCTGCGCGGTGGGTTTCACCGGTTGATTGGCGGCGGCAGACAGTCACGCTGTACCCAGAGGTCACCGTGGTCACGTTCGGTCGCCTGTCCCAGCGGTACCAGATGGTGGAAAACGCGCATATCCAGGAGCTTTCCTTCAAACAAGGGCCGTTGCAGCGCAGGCTTGGCCTGGCACATGTGCGCTTCGACCTGGTCCCGGGAGCCGTCAAAATGGTGGCGCGGGATATGCGTGCGGGGGAGGGGCGTTGGCTCGTCGATACGCTGCGCACCCGCACGCTGCCTGGCATGGACGATGCGGTAGCGCTCGTCGAGGAGGCTTAG
- a CDS encoding S1 family peptidase, translating to MLSTTASRARLTAVLAASALLASCSGSSDEELDAWRAEQDAAVSDIASMLNESSPTPATTTSARQSPYRPEPDYRERPSAPSQRVEPPIQRNVIDPRNDSSGQRGRDDNRGVYYHNFVDWKWLEQPGGIVPGGRIINETQSSGCSTGFLASKGERIFIITAGHCGDRGDQFYVQDAQGNWSYVGEMVESYLEKDAYGGIVGADIGLIEITGDARYSSTLPLDLPLRGWITPQEAQARGMAICRLGATTGYSCGEFESIGNNGLFYFRSITDRGDSGGAVFAADNSGVWAVGVNSNVSDANKTRVGAMEIGSAIQYWGLTVHG from the coding sequence ATGCTCTCTACGACTGCATCCCGTGCCCGTTTGACCGCTGTACTCGCCGCTTCTGCATTGTTGGCGAGTTGTTCGGGTTCCTCCGATGAGGAGCTCGACGCATGGCGCGCCGAGCAAGACGCCGCAGTCTCGGACATAGCCTCAATGCTTAACGAGAGCTCTCCGACACCAGCTACTACTACCTCCGCCCGTCAGTCACCGTACCGGCCAGAACCGGACTACCGCGAACGCCCAAGCGCCCCCAGCCAACGCGTCGAGCCACCGATTCAACGCAACGTCATCGATCCGAGAAACGACTCATCTGGGCAGCGGGGCCGCGACGACAACCGTGGCGTGTACTACCACAACTTTGTCGACTGGAAGTGGCTGGAGCAGCCTGGCGGGATCGTACCTGGCGGCAGGATCATCAACGAGACACAAAGCTCGGGCTGTTCGACGGGCTTCCTTGCATCCAAAGGCGAGCGGATCTTCATCATCACTGCGGGCCACTGTGGCGATCGCGGCGATCAGTTCTACGTGCAGGACGCCCAAGGCAACTGGTCGTATGTCGGAGAGATGGTGGAGTCCTATCTGGAGAAGGACGCATACGGCGGTATCGTCGGCGCCGATATCGGGCTGATCGAAATCACCGGCGATGCGCGATATTCCTCAACACTCCCGTTGGATCTTCCGCTCCGCGGCTGGATCACCCCACAAGAAGCGCAAGCCCGAGGCATGGCCATCTGCCGTCTCGGCGCCACCACCGGTTACTCATGTGGAGAGTTCGAAAGCATCGGAAACAACGGCCTCTTCTACTTCCGCAGCATCACCGATCGCGGAGACTCAGGCGGTGCGGTCTTCGCCGCCGACAACTCTGGAGTGTGGGCCGTAGGCGTCAACTCCAACGTGTCCGATGCGAATAAGACCCGCGTAGGCGCCATGGAGATCGGCAGCGCCATCCAATACTGGGGCCTGACCGTCCACGGCTAA
- a CDS encoding tRNA (cytidine(34)-2'-O)-methyltransferase, whose product MCAFHVIFDNPVIPGNTGNAIRLCANTGAVLHLVEPLGFNFEDKHLKRAGLDYHDLADVQIHPTIDACFASIPDARIFAFTTQATDYYQDVEYRDGDALLFGTEPTGLPEAHRSHPRVTKQLRIPMLPSRRSMNLSNSASVAVFEAWRQLGFVGGV is encoded by the coding sequence ATGTGCGCTTTTCACGTTATCTTTGACAATCCCGTCATCCCAGGCAACACCGGCAACGCAATCCGGCTGTGTGCAAACACCGGCGCCGTACTGCACCTGGTGGAGCCACTCGGGTTCAACTTCGAAGACAAGCACTTGAAGCGCGCAGGGCTGGACTACCACGACCTAGCGGACGTGCAGATCCACCCGACTATCGACGCCTGCTTCGCCTCCATCCCGGACGCCCGCATCTTCGCGTTCACCACACAGGCAACCGACTACTACCAGGACGTCGAGTACCGCGACGGTGACGCTCTCCTCTTCGGCACCGAGCCGACTGGTCTCCCCGAAGCACACCGCAGCCACCCGCGCGTGACCAAGCAGCTACGCATCCCGATGCTGCCGAGCCGCAGGTCAATGAACCTTTCCAACTCCGCGTCCGTCGCCGTCTTCGAGGCCTGGCGGCAGTTGGGATTCGTCGGCGGAGTCTAA
- a CDS encoding bifunctional methylenetetrahydrofolate dehydrogenase/methenyltetrahydrofolate cyclohydrolase produces the protein MTAIKLDGKLYREEIFADLKTRVAALRERGITPGLATVLVGDDPASQNYVRMKHRDCEELGIASIMKELPGDITQEALEEVIEELNNDDAVTGYIVQLPLPKHLDENRILELIDPDKDADGLHPVNLGKLVLNEPAPLPCTPNGSIKLLERFGVDLNGAIVCVIGRGVTVGRPISLMLTSRNVNATTVLCHTGTKDLAAETRRADVVIAAAGKPHMITADMIKEGAALLDVGVSRVDGKTVGDLHPDVWEKAGWVSPNPGGVGPMTRTFLVRNIVERAEQLA, from the coding sequence GTGACTGCGATTAAATTAGACGGAAAACTGTACCGCGAGGAGATCTTTGCGGATCTCAAAACACGAGTTGCCGCCCTGCGCGAGCGTGGGATCACGCCGGGGCTGGCTACCGTGCTGGTCGGCGATGATCCGGCGAGCCAGAACTACGTGCGCATGAAGCACCGCGACTGTGAGGAGCTGGGCATTGCCTCCATCATGAAGGAGCTGCCGGGGGACATCACGCAGGAAGCACTCGAGGAAGTCATCGAGGAGCTCAACAACGACGACGCCGTCACCGGCTACATCGTGCAGCTGCCCCTGCCGAAGCACCTGGATGAGAACCGCATCCTGGAACTGATCGACCCGGACAAGGACGCCGACGGCCTGCACCCGGTCAACCTGGGCAAACTGGTGCTTAACGAGCCCGCGCCGCTGCCGTGCACCCCGAACGGTTCCATCAAGCTGCTGGAGCGCTTTGGCGTGGATCTGAACGGCGCGATCGTGTGTGTCATCGGCCGCGGAGTGACCGTGGGGCGCCCGATTTCCCTTATGTTGACCTCGCGTAACGTCAACGCCACGACGGTGCTGTGCCACACCGGCACGAAGGACCTGGCTGCGGAGACGCGCCGGGCGGATGTGGTCATCGCGGCCGCTGGCAAGCCACACATGATTACCGCGGACATGATTAAGGAAGGCGCCGCGTTGCTGGACGTGGGCGTCTCTCGTGTCGACGGCAAAACGGTCGGCGACCTGCACCCGGATGTGTGGGAGAAGGCGGGCTGGGTCTCGCCGAACCCTGGTGGCGTTGGCCCGATGACTCGCACGTTCCTGGTCCGCAATATCGTGGAGCGGGCTGAGCAGCTTGCCTAA
- a CDS encoding DUF3017 domain-containing protein — MPNSAEGLSLDNPHDIGNPPSPLPRNVQVAMVGVFILGFVAAGVWSLTDHWRRATFTLGATMLWCALLRLTCDSQVIGLLAVRSKRFDIAFSTGLGAAMVWLAWSVDALGS; from the coding sequence TTGCCTAACTCGGCAGAAGGGTTGTCGCTGGACAACCCTCATGACATTGGGAACCCGCCCTCGCCACTGCCTCGGAACGTGCAGGTGGCGATGGTCGGCGTGTTCATCCTGGGGTTTGTCGCCGCGGGGGTGTGGTCGCTGACGGACCACTGGCGGCGTGCCACGTTCACACTCGGGGCGACCATGCTGTGGTGCGCACTGCTGCGCCTGACGTGCGACTCGCAAGTCATTGGTCTGCTGGCAGTGCGCTCCAAGCGTTTCGATATCGCGTTTTCCACCGGCCTGGGCGCCGCGATGGTGTGGCTAGCCTGGTCGGTGGACGCGCTGGGCTCTTAA
- the metX gene encoding homoserine O-acetyltransferase MetX has translation MPNLAPEGELQRVPIGDYTTEAGATIQDAHIAYQRWGQFRGDPKGENNILLVEHALTGDSNAAEWWGGAIGPGKALDTDTWCVICTNVIGSCYGSTGPASTHPDGAAWGSRFPALSVRDQVRAERTLFTQLGIHRVHAIMGGSMGGARTLEWTLLYPESVGYACVMAVSARASAWQIGIQEAQIYAIVRDPNWHGGDYYSTGTSPDEGLAAARRIAHLTYRGELEIDERFGTSAQEGENPLGPYREHDQRFAVQSYLDYQGQKLVKRFDAGAYVTLTEAMNRHDIGRGRGGLNKALHSSTVPTMIVGVDTDILYPYHQQEHMSRNLGNLLGMHKLSSPVGHDAFLVEARQMDNILRNFIALTSA, from the coding sequence ATGCCCAACCTGGCGCCTGAAGGCGAGCTGCAGAGAGTCCCAATCGGCGACTACACCACAGAGGCGGGAGCCACCATCCAGGACGCCCACATCGCCTACCAGCGGTGGGGGCAGTTCCGGGGTGACCCGAAGGGCGAGAACAACATCCTCCTTGTTGAGCACGCCTTAACCGGGGACTCCAACGCCGCTGAGTGGTGGGGCGGGGCGATCGGCCCCGGCAAAGCACTCGACACCGACACTTGGTGCGTGATCTGCACCAACGTGATCGGGTCCTGCTACGGCTCGACTGGCCCTGCGAGCACGCATCCCGACGGCGCCGCGTGGGGGTCCCGCTTCCCCGCACTTTCAGTCCGCGACCAGGTCCGCGCCGAACGCACCTTGTTCACCCAGCTCGGTATCCACCGTGTGCATGCCATCATGGGGGGCTCCATGGGCGGGGCGCGCACCCTGGAGTGGACGCTGCTTTACCCCGAATCTGTCGGCTACGCCTGCGTCATGGCGGTCTCCGCGCGCGCAAGCGCCTGGCAGATCGGCATCCAGGAGGCTCAGATTTACGCCATCGTGCGCGACCCCAACTGGCACGGCGGCGACTACTACTCCACCGGCACCTCCCCCGATGAGGGACTGGCTGCCGCCCGGCGCATCGCACACCTCACCTACCGCGGTGAGCTCGAAATCGACGAGCGCTTCGGCACAAGCGCCCAAGAAGGCGAAAACCCACTCGGCCCCTACCGCGAGCACGACCAGCGCTTCGCTGTGCAAAGCTACCTGGACTACCAGGGGCAGAAGCTCGTCAAGCGTTTCGACGCCGGCGCCTACGTCACACTCACTGAAGCCATGAACCGCCACGACATCGGCCGCGGTCGCGGAGGCCTGAACAAGGCGCTGCACTCGTCGACGGTGCCGACGATGATTGTGGGCGTCGATACGGATATTTTGTACCCCTACCACCAGCAGGAACACATGTCCCGCAACCTGGGAAACCTGCTGGGGATGCACAAGCTGTCATCCCCGGTTGGCCACGACGCGTTTCTCGTCGAAGCCCGCCAGATGGACAACATCTTGCGCAACTTCATCGCGCTGACCAGCGCGTAA
- a CDS encoding O-acetylhomoserine/O-acetylserine sulfhydrylase, which produces MTQYDNSNTKDWSFNTRSIHAGQAVDSDYGARNQPIYMTTSYVFDNAQHAADRFNLSNPGPIYTRLTNPTQQALEDRIADLEGGVAATAFASGMAAETAAITNLASAGDHIVTSPRIYGGTETLFQVTLPRLGIDVTFVDNPDDPESWQAAVQPNTKAFYGETFGNPIADVLDIPTVAEVAHRNQVPLIIDNTMATAALVRPLELGADIVVASTTKFYTGNGAAIGGVLVDGGKFDWTVERDGKPVFPYFVTPDPAYHGLKYADLGAPAFALKARAGILRDTGAAISPFNAWVALQGLDTLSLRVERHNENALKVAKFLSEHDKVAKVNFAGIESSPYYAVKEKLGLRYTGSVLSFEIAGDKDDHTNAWKFIDALKLHSNLANIGDVRSLVVHPATTTHSQSDAEGLARAGISQATIRLSVGIEDADDIIADLERGFAAI; this is translated from the coding sequence ATGACACAATACGACAACAGCAATACGAAAGACTGGTCCTTCAACACACGCTCTATCCACGCCGGACAGGCCGTCGATAGTGACTACGGGGCTCGCAACCAGCCCATCTACATGACCACCTCCTACGTGTTCGACAACGCTCAGCACGCAGCAGACCGCTTCAACCTCTCCAACCCAGGCCCGATCTACACTCGCCTGACCAACCCGACCCAGCAAGCGCTCGAAGACCGCATCGCGGACCTCGAGGGTGGCGTCGCAGCTACCGCATTCGCCTCTGGCATGGCTGCAGAGACCGCCGCCATCACGAACCTGGCGTCGGCAGGTGACCACATCGTCACCTCGCCTCGCATCTACGGCGGCACCGAGACCCTGTTCCAGGTGACGCTGCCACGCCTCGGCATCGACGTCACGTTCGTGGACAACCCTGACGATCCAGAGAGCTGGCAGGCGGCTGTCCAGCCGAACACGAAGGCGTTCTACGGCGAGACCTTCGGCAACCCGATCGCCGACGTCCTCGACATCCCGACCGTCGCGGAGGTCGCGCACCGCAACCAGGTGCCACTGATTATTGACAACACCATGGCCACCGCCGCCTTGGTCCGCCCACTGGAGCTCGGTGCAGACATTGTCGTCGCTTCCACTACGAAGTTCTACACGGGCAACGGCGCAGCTATCGGCGGCGTCCTCGTCGACGGCGGCAAGTTCGACTGGACCGTCGAGCGCGACGGCAAACCGGTCTTCCCGTACTTCGTCACCCCGGATCCGGCGTACCACGGCCTGAAGTACGCGGACCTCGGTGCACCGGCCTTCGCGCTGAAGGCCCGCGCCGGCATCCTGCGCGACACCGGCGCTGCAATCTCCCCGTTCAACGCGTGGGTTGCGCTGCAGGGACTGGACACGCTCAGCCTGCGCGTGGAGCGCCACAACGAGAACGCACTGAAGGTGGCAAAGTTCCTCAGCGAGCACGACAAGGTAGCCAAGGTGAACTTCGCCGGCATCGAGTCCTCCCCGTACTACGCGGTCAAGGAGAAGCTCGGCCTGCGCTACACCGGCTCGGTCCTCTCCTTCGAAATCGCAGGCGACAAGGACGACCACACCAACGCTTGGAAGTTTATCGACGCCCTCAAGCTGCACTCGAACCTGGCAAACATTGGCGATGTGCGCTCCCTGGTGGTCCACCCGGCAACGACGACGCACTCCCAGTCGGATGCTGAAGGCTTGGCGCGCGCCGGTATCTCCCAGGCGACTATCCGCCTGAGCGTCGGCATCGAAGACGCCGACGACATCATTGCGGACCTCGAGCGCGGATTCGCAGCGATCTAA
- a CDS encoding NADP-dependent isocitrate dehydrogenase, whose protein sequence is MAQIIWTRTDEAPLLATYSLKPIVEAFAAQAGLDVTTADISLAGRIIAQFPERLTDEQKMDDALAQLGQLATTPEANIIKLPNISASLVQLKKAIAELQAAGFDLPEYPDNPSTDEEREVQKRYDAVKGSAVNPVLREGNSDRRAPEAVKNFTKKHPHSMGAWSKDSKTNVATMDAGDFRHNEKSVIMPAADSLTIKLVANDGTETVLKDSLAVEAGEVVDGTFMSAKALDAFLLDAVKRAKEEGVLFSAHLKATMMKVSDPIIFGHVVRAYFKDVYDKYGETLFAAGLNGENGLGAILDGLAGVDNGEEIRAAFEQALKDGPALAMVNSHKGITNLHVPSDVIIDASMPAMIRTSGHMWNAADQEQDTLATIPDSSYAGVYQAVIDDCRANGAYDPTTMGTVPNVGLMAKKAEEYGSHDKTFKIPADGKVQVVSKLGNVLIEHDVEAGDIWRACQTKDAPIQDWVKLAVNRARLSGMKAIFWLDEERAHDRNLISLVEKYLQDHDTDGLDISILNPVEATKVSVERIRRGEDTISVTGNVLRDYNTDLFPILELGTSAKMLSVVPLMAGGGLFETGAGGSAPKHVQQVQEENHLRWDSLGEYLALAESFRHEKNTKGNEKAGVLGDALDRATEKLLNEGKSPSRKVGEIDDRGSHFWLARYWAEELAAQSEDADLAATFAPVAAALAEDAETIDAELLAVQGSPADLGGYYWPEEAKVTAVMRPSATFNKVIDGLK, encoded by the coding sequence ATGGCTCAAATCATTTGGACACGCACCGATGAAGCGCCACTGCTGGCAACCTATTCCCTCAAACCAATCGTTGAGGCATTCGCCGCTCAGGCGGGGCTCGATGTCACCACCGCTGACATCTCGCTTGCAGGCCGCATCATTGCGCAGTTCCCGGAGCGTCTCACCGACGAGCAGAAGATGGACGACGCACTTGCGCAGCTCGGCCAGCTTGCTACTACCCCCGAAGCGAACATCATCAAGCTTCCGAACATCTCGGCTTCCCTGGTCCAGCTGAAGAAGGCCATCGCAGAGCTGCAGGCCGCTGGCTTCGACCTGCCGGAGTACCCGGACAATCCTTCCACCGACGAAGAGCGCGAAGTACAGAAGCGTTACGACGCCGTGAAGGGCTCCGCCGTGAACCCCGTCCTGCGCGAGGGCAACTCCGATCGCCGTGCGCCGGAGGCCGTCAAGAACTTCACAAAGAAGCACCCACACTCGATGGGCGCGTGGTCGAAGGACTCCAAGACCAACGTTGCGACCATGGATGCTGGAGACTTCCGCCACAACGAGAAGTCCGTCATCATGCCGGCGGCCGATTCCCTGACCATCAAGCTGGTCGCCAATGATGGCACCGAGACCGTCCTCAAGGACTCCCTGGCTGTCGAAGCTGGCGAAGTCGTGGACGGCACCTTCATGTCCGCCAAGGCGCTCGACGCGTTCCTTCTCGACGCGGTCAAGCGCGCCAAGGAAGAGGGCGTGCTCTTCTCCGCTCACCTGAAGGCAACGATGATGAAGGTCTCCGACCCAATCATCTTCGGCCACGTCGTCCGCGCGTACTTCAAGGACGTCTACGACAAGTACGGCGAGACCCTTTTCGCTGCTGGCCTGAACGGCGAGAACGGCCTGGGCGCAATCCTCGACGGCCTTGCTGGCGTCGATAATGGTGAGGAGATCCGCGCGGCCTTCGAGCAGGCACTGAAGGACGGCCCGGCGTTGGCGATGGTCAACTCCCACAAGGGCATCACCAACCTGCACGTACCATCCGACGTGATTATCGACGCCTCGATGCCTGCGATGATCCGCACCTCGGGCCACATGTGGAACGCTGCCGACCAGGAGCAGGACACTCTGGCGACCATCCCGGATTCCTCCTACGCGGGCGTCTACCAGGCGGTTATCGACGACTGCCGCGCCAACGGCGCCTACGACCCAACCACCATGGGTACCGTGCCAAACGTTGGTCTGATGGCGAAGAAGGCTGAGGAGTACGGCTCCCACGACAAGACCTTCAAGATCCCTGCCGACGGCAAGGTCCAGGTTGTCAGCAAGCTTGGCAACGTCCTCATCGAGCACGACGTCGAAGCCGGCGACATCTGGCGCGCATGCCAGACCAAGGACGCCCCGATCCAGGACTGGGTCAAACTCGCGGTCAACCGCGCACGCCTGTCCGGCATGAAGGCCATCTTCTGGCTCGACGAGGAGCGCGCACACGACCGCAACCTCATCTCCCTTGTTGAGAAATATTTGCAGGACCACGACACGGACGGCCTGGACATCTCCATCTTGAACCCGGTTGAGGCGACGAAGGTTTCCGTCGAGCGCATCCGCCGCGGCGAGGACACCATCTCCGTGACCGGTAACGTCCTGCGCGACTACAACACCGACCTGTTCCCGATTCTGGAGCTGGGCACCTCCGCGAAGATGCTCTCCGTCGTTCCACTGATGGCTGGCGGCGGCCTCTTCGAAACCGGTGCCGGCGGCTCCGCGCCGAAGCACGTCCAGCAGGTCCAGGAGGAGAACCACCTGCGCTGGGACTCCCTCGGCGAGTACCTCGCACTTGCAGAGTCCTTCCGCCACGAGAAGAACACCAAGGGCAACGAGAAGGCAGGCGTCCTCGGTGACGCGCTGGACCGCGCAACGGAGAAGCTGCTCAACGAAGGCAAGTCGCCATCGCGCAAGGTCGGCGAGATCGACGACCGCGGCTCCCACTTCTGGCTGGCACGCTACTGGGCCGAAGAGCTCGCCGCGCAGTCTGAGGACGCGGACCTGGCGGCCACGTTCGCTCCGGTTGCTGCGGCGCTGGCAGAGGACGCCGAGACCATCGACGCAGAGCTGCTCGCGGTGCAGGGCTCCCCTGCCGACTTGGGTGGCTACTACTGGCCTGAGGAGGCCAAGGTCACTGCCGTCATGCGTCCGTCGGCAACGTTTAACAAGGTGATTGACGGTTTGAAGTAA
- a CDS encoding exodeoxyribonuclease III: protein MVLSIASVNVNGIRAATKVRNELNHGMHAWLDASSVDVVLMQEVRATQQQTELALAPALEQGWYLAVAPAETPGAKGRAGVGILSRTPLSEVSVGIPGFEDAGRFIAATLESGVRVASLYLPSGAAETAKQDEKYRFFDQFGPVLEELPAKYPDMVIAGDWNICHRREDLKNWKTNRKKSGFLPDERAFMDSVFGAFPDDAAQDLEDKEASRWAGAVEYESEGRRQANDNPQWFDVARRLQPEDAPYTWWTYRGQAFNNDAGWRIDYQAATESMLERAQRSWVEKAPTVEQRWSDHSPLIVEYDI, encoded by the coding sequence ATGGTTTTAAGCATTGCTTCGGTCAACGTCAACGGAATCCGCGCGGCAACGAAGGTTCGCAACGAGCTCAATCACGGGATGCACGCATGGCTCGACGCCTCGTCTGTCGACGTCGTGCTGATGCAAGAGGTGCGGGCAACGCAGCAACAAACCGAGCTCGCGCTGGCGCCTGCGCTTGAGCAAGGGTGGTATCTCGCTGTCGCCCCGGCGGAAACTCCGGGCGCGAAAGGCCGCGCGGGTGTGGGAATTCTCTCAAGAACCCCCCTATCTGAGGTAAGCGTTGGCATCCCGGGCTTCGAGGATGCGGGGCGTTTCATCGCGGCGACCCTCGAAAGTGGCGTGCGGGTGGCGTCGCTCTACCTGCCGTCGGGCGCCGCGGAGACGGCGAAACAGGACGAGAAGTACCGCTTCTTCGACCAGTTCGGTCCGGTGCTCGAGGAGCTGCCCGCGAAGTACCCCGACATGGTGATCGCAGGCGACTGGAACATCTGTCACCGCCGCGAAGACCTCAAGAACTGGAAGACGAACCGGAAGAAGTCCGGCTTCCTGCCCGACGAGCGCGCGTTCATGGACTCCGTCTTCGGTGCGTTCCCGGATGACGCCGCGCAGGACCTCGAAGACAAGGAGGCAAGCCGGTGGGCTGGGGCGGTGGAGTATGAGTCGGAGGGGCGTCGACAAGCGAATGACAACCCGCAGTGGTTCGACGTCGCACGCCGCTTGCAGCCCGAGGACGCGCCGTACACATGGTGGACCTACCGTGGCCAGGCGTTTAACAACGACGCCGGCTGGCGCATCGACTACCAGGCCGCAACGGAGTCCATGCTCGAGCGCGCGCAGCGCAGCTGGGTGGAGAAGGCGCCTACGGTTGAGCAGCGCTGGTCGGATCACTCCCCACTCATCGTGGAGTACGACATTTAA
- a CDS encoding trimeric intracellular cation channel family protein has protein sequence MDAVSTDQLITALFIIGIVAEAMTAAVSAGRMRMDLFGVITLGALTALGGGTVRNLLLGIYPMVWVEKPEYLLLVVVASVLTVRISWLMHQLRRGFLVADAIGLAAFVVVGIRIAIENGHGFIIACVAAITTGVSGGIIRDVLSDRVPLVFRKELYASAAVIGTVAWWLMMMARVPEWVNVIVTVLLVLGIRLVSLKRGWSLPVYVYDDERVAEIDPKYALTSYFYRRARMVPGARQVYRGIKRMRRTDPRPNNKTDKEEKE, from the coding sequence ATGGACGCAGTCAGCACCGATCAGCTCATCACCGCGCTGTTCATCATCGGTATCGTCGCAGAGGCCATGACCGCGGCTGTCTCCGCGGGCCGCATGCGCATGGACCTCTTCGGGGTCATCACCCTCGGCGCGTTGACCGCGCTCGGCGGCGGCACGGTGCGCAACCTGCTGCTGGGGATTTACCCGATGGTGTGGGTGGAAAAACCCGAGTATCTGCTGCTCGTCGTAGTTGCTTCCGTACTGACTGTCCGCATTAGTTGGCTGATGCACCAGCTGCGTCGCGGCTTCTTAGTTGCCGACGCCATCGGGCTCGCCGCGTTCGTTGTTGTTGGTATTCGAATCGCGATTGAGAACGGCCACGGGTTCATCATTGCCTGCGTGGCCGCCATCACCACCGGTGTGTCCGGCGGTATCATTCGCGACGTCCTCTCCGATCGTGTGCCGCTGGTGTTCCGGAAAGAGCTGTATGCGTCGGCGGCGGTGATTGGCACCGTGGCGTGGTGGCTCATGATGATGGCGAGGGTCCCGGAGTGGGTCAACGTCATTGTTACCGTGCTGCTCGTGCTGGGTATCCGCCTGGTTTCCCTGAAGCGTGGCTGGTCACTGCCGGTCTATGTGTACGACGACGAGCGCGTCGCCGAGATCGACCCGAAGTACGCGCTGACCTCTTACTTCTACCGGCGAGCGCGGATGGTGCCGGGGGCGCGCCAGGTCTACCGCGGCATCAAGCGCATGCGCCGAACCGACCCGCGGCCAAACAATAAGACCGACAAAGAGGAAAAAGAATAG